CGATAACTGGAAATGTTTTGGGAAACAAGACAATGAGAAACGGTCCAGAGATTCTTCTGTTCGCACTGTTTATCTGAATCCATGCTTGCGTTTCATATGCATGCAGTACATTTCTGTCTTTTAATGGTTTACCCAGAACCAAGAACTCATgataaggcctggtttagttccaaattttttttttcagaattccaactttttcatcacattaaaacttttcctacacacatcaattttaatcaaactttcaattttggcgtgaactactACCAGCCCACAAAACTAACAGCTAACAATTCTTTGTAATTTCAGGTTCGCAGGTACTACCAGCCGAGGAAGAGCCACCGGTTGGTGACGGCGGTGGTCCACGGCAACAAGGTGCCCCtctacggcgccggcggcgggctgaTGCTGtcgagctccggcggcgcggTGCCATTGACGCTGGACTTCGACCTCACCTCCCGGGGATACGTCATCGGCAAGCTGGTGAGGGTGACGCACAAGGTGCACGTGACGTGCCCCATCGTCGTCGACGCCAAGAAGACGAAGCCCATCAAGTTCTCCAAGAAGGCCTGCGCCGTCTACAAGATCTGAGaggccatcgtcgccgccgccgtcgccggtcgtcgtccatcacgccggcggcgggcgtcgCCTGCAGTGATCGATCGGCGACGGAGCCGTTCTTCTGTTCTTGCAGTTGTTGTATGTATTATGCTTGTGAAGAACAATAAGCGTTTATATGGTCACTTGTTAATTTTACTTGAGCTTCGATTTTGTTGATAAATCAGTAAATCACTTTGTATGGTAGTAGTGTTTTATTTTCtctgctttctttctttcctgaGGAAACTATGTACCGAAGTGTGGTACTAGAGTCAGTCTAGATGGTTTTACGTTAAAGATCACCATGTTTACAGTTTCGCATGGACAATCACTGCATTTTGTTTTGAACAGAGCATATTAAACAGCAAGCAAAAATCGTGTTTCTTTTCACCTCAAGAAATGGTACAAACCTGTCTTTCAAGGATTAATAATCTTCTATGGCACTGAAATTTTGCAAATTATTTCATGTCAAAAATATAATGTGATATTAGTAAGGTTTTGTGTAATTTGGATGATCCTTGGATCCAGCGCCCGTTGACTCCCCGTATAGACAAGAGAAGTGCTGAGCTGACCTCCGAGCTCAAATCACATGCAAATTCGGCTCCCAAACTTTGCTTAACCCTTAATCACGCGGTCACGATCCAAACCCCATGTGCGTGCGAAGCGGCCGACACGTCTATCCCTcatgtcactgacatgtggcccCCACCACTCGCGTGGCCCCACACGTCAGTCTCCGCTCTCCCCCCGTGATCGCCGCGGCGCTCTCAGTCTCATCTCCTTCGCCGTTTGAACAATCGAGAGCTCGCCATTTCTtcgatctcctctcctcttctcctccacctcctcctcgtggCTTCGCATCGCGTGGAGCTCGTAGTGTGCTAGATctaggaggaggcggcgatgaGGGCGCGGAGGgttgtcgcggcggcggcggtgctgctgctgttcgccgttgtggcggtggcgcggctcgacCTGGACGACGACGGGGACGACTCGGAGGTGCTGGACGAGCTGCTCGCggtggacgaggaggaggagagaggggagctcggtggaggaggggaggcggcggcggcggaggcggtgcggcGGGCGCAGTCGATGGTGCTGGTGCTCGACAACGACAACGCGCGGCGCGCCGTGGAGGAGAACGCGGAGGTGCTCCTGCTGGGCTACGCGCCGTGGTGCGAGCGCAGCGCGCAGCTCATGCCGCGGttcgccgaggccgccgcggcgctgcgcGCCATGGGGAGCGCCGTCGCGTTCGCCAAGCTCGACGGGGAGAGGTACCCcaaggccgcctccgccgtcggggTCAAGGGGTTCCCCACCGTCCTCCTCTTCGTCAACGGCACCGAGCACCAATTCACTGGCCTCCACACCAAGTGAGGATGCTGCCCGTTGTGTTTGCCATTTCGTTCTAGAAGCTGCCGTTAACGTGCTCGATGAATTGACTATGGGAATTCTGTCTTTGTTGTTGATAGGGACGCGATAGTTACTTGGGTAAGAAAGAAGACTGGTGCACCAGCTAGTAGGATTCAGTCAAAGGATTCCGCTGAGGAATTTCTGAAAAAGGATCAAACTTTTGCTGTTGGTCTTTTCAAAAATTTTGAGGTATGTTAGTTGTCTGATGGATTTGGATACAAGATATATATGCTCTACGCTAAATATAAAAGCTTGAATAATAAAGTTCATAGAGTTTGTTTCATTACATTTAGAGGTTATTCACCCATATCCATCTTTTTTGGGGGCAGGGAGCAGAATATGAAGAATTCGTGAAAGCAGCAACCTCAGAAAATGAAGTGCAATTTGTCGAAACCAATGATAGGAATGTGGCCAAAATTCTTTTTCCTGGTATTGCATCTGAAGAGCAATTCCTGGGCCTTGTGAAAAGCGAGCCAGAAAAGTTTGAGAAGTTCAGTAAGTTTCTTCTATATTACCCATTATAGAAAAAATTCTTTGGATGGTTCACTTCACCCCTTTCATTTTGGTCTTTTAGACCATAGTTTGATGAGTAACTTCCCAATGAAAAGCCTTACTGAACACTGAAAGAtgatctttttcttctcttatattttggtatTTATGTGGTACAAAGTTACACGTTGGATAAACAATGCTGTTCAATGTAGCAATCAGATTTTAGTTGGTGTATCCAAAAAGTGATATAATGGCATTTTTTTGCAGACGGGGCATTTGAAGAAAAGGAGATAATTCAATTTGTGGAGCTTAACAAGTTCCCACTTATTACTGTATTCACTGATCTCAACTCTGGTAAAGTTTATGGGAGCCCTATTAAGCTACAGGTTGGCACTCTCTGCTTTTCTCATTGTATGAACAAGTGGAACTGGATAGAAGTCATATTTCTGGAGGATCAAAGGATGCAACAAACTATGTAGTTCAAATAAGGGAAAAATAATAATCCTTGATGCTTTTTATAATGATATATAATTAGATGGTCTTGTAAATTTGTTATAGGTCTTCACCTTTGCAGAGGCTTATGATTTCGAAGATCTTGAATCTATGATCCAAGAGGTTGCCAGAGGATTCAAAACAAAGGTGTGCACTGCTGCTTTGTTCATTTCTGAGGCTCTGAGCCAATACCATGTCACCTGCATCACTGCATAGGCTGAAACTGTTTTCTCTTTCACTCTGCAGATAATGCTTATATATGTGGATACTGCTGAAGAAAAGCTTGCTAAACCATTCCTGACTCTCTATGGACTCGAACCAGAAAAACCTACTGTAAGTTTGTTTAGTATTGAATGATGGATCTCATTCTAGAGTCAAGTTTCCattattttaactttttcctCCAGTAGATGAAGGAGCGCGTATgtgctcatatatatatatatatattatgaaattAGGTATATCCATGAAGGTTGGATGGATAAAATAGGGATGGCATCAAATCGTTGCTTACTTAAAATTATTGTTTCATTGATAATAATAAATATTGTGCTAATTGGTCTGGGCACACTCTTGGCTATTGTTACAGTATTTTGTTTCTCTGTTATTTCACATGATAGACTTATtgctaaaacaaaaaaaattcactaGGTGACAGCATTTGATACCAGCAAAGGTACCAAATATCTGATGGAGGCAGAAATTAACGCGAAGAACCTACAGGTTCTTATTTATCTTTTTCGTTTTATGCTACATACTTAAACAAGACCACTTAGTTGTATCATGAACTGGCAACAGGACTTCTGCTTAAGCCTTCTGGAGGGTACACTTCCGCCATACTTCCGATCAGAACCAGTACCAGAAGAAGTAAggattaattttgttaatttcGCATCTTGCTGTTCAATGTAGTATGCACCAGATCTTTCAATGCATTATGCATCAGAGCTGAATTCTTTGCACAGCGTAGCTTAGAGATAACCATATGTTAAGGGTGCAGCATCTTAAGCACGATTTACTTTCTGAAATGTTTACAGTCCACATTTTCTTTGAACAATCTTTAGAATTTTTGGAAAAAATATCCCTCAGTAATATCGGAAAGATGTGCGAATTGGAAACATAACATCTAACATTTTGATAACTGAGCTATAGTTCAAAATGCTCTATATACTGCATGTATGCTAGTAGTTTGGGTTCACTACCAGTTACTCCATGACCTGTGTTCAAGTATAAAGCAGTTACTACTTTCCATGTTATATGAGTTTATCACAAGAAAGAACACAATGACATGTTTTTTCTTGTTAAAATTTTGTAATTTGTAATTAGAATGTTTCATCCTCACTCAACATTTTGCAGAAGGGACCTATTGAAAAGGTTGTTGGCCGTACATTTGATTCTTCAGTTCTAGAAAGTCCTCAAAATGTGTTCCTTGAGGTACGTGAACTTTATTTCTGGTCTCTTTTATGGCCAGGTACCCATCATTTCTACTTATGAAAATATTGACTTTATTCTTTCCGAGATCTTACACCCTTTTTTCCCCTAAAAAGGTTCATGCACCTTGGTGTGTTGACTGTGAGGCCATAAGTAAAAACGTGGAGAAGTTGGCCAAACATTTCAATGATTTGGGCCAGACTAATCTTAAATTTGCACGCATAGATGCTTCTGTGAATGAACATCCCAAATTGCAGGTAAACCAGTCTTTGCATTACCATCATACACCGTATGCCAGTAGTACAGACATTAAATGATGCATACCATTTCAGTGATCCATTTACTCTAATGCACTATCAATTTTAGAGCAGTTTTATTATTGCAATTGCGATGTAGCCACTTCTTAAAGAAAACATAAATTCTTGTGAGATACTTTATGAATTTGGAATGAGATGATTCTATGGTTATTCTGCTACACAAGCATATAACTATTggcaaaaaattaattacatacaAGAAATTGTAACCTCAAATGTTTATTAGAGAATGACATGGTTGCATGGGTATTACATTACCTTGCATGGTAGTGTCAACTGTGAAGTTCGTCTGTTCACTGCAAATGTTCCCATGCTGAACTTGGTAAAGTAAGACATGGTTTCATTATTTTCCAATGGCAATATGTTGAAGATCAGATGAGGTTTTGGTGAGCTTGATGGCACCTGTGACTGCACATTTAAACTACTTTCCGGTAGAATAGCTTAAATGGTGGATTGATATTACTTAACACTCAGTAACTACGAATCTCTTAGTTAATTTTCTTGATTACTGGAAGCATAGCATGTTCCTTTATGCAATCCACCATCACAAAGGTATACAATTTCCCTTACAATTGTCCATTCCTCCATACAGATAAACAACTACCCTACACTGTTGCTATATCCTGCCCAAGACAAAAGCAACCCGGTATGTCCTCTAAAATGGATGTGAGCTTACTGTAAGCTATTGTCACTACATGTGCTAATAACATACTTTCAAATGCAGATAAAACTTTCAAAG
The Oryza sativa Japonica Group chromosome 6, ASM3414082v1 DNA segment above includes these coding regions:
- the LOC4340223 gene encoding protein disulfide isomerase-like 1-5 precursor codes for the protein MRARRVVAAAAVLLLFAVVAVARLDLDDDGDDSEVLDELLAVDEEEERGELGGGGEAAAAEAVRRAQSMVLVLDNDNARRAVEENAEVLLLGYAPWCERSAQLMPRFAEAAAALRAMGSAVAFAKLDGERYPKAASAVGVKGFPTVLLFVNGTEHQFTGLHTKDAIVTWVRKKTGAPASRIQSKDSAEEFLKKDQTFAVGLFKNFEGAEYEEFVKAATSENEVQFVETNDRNVAKILFPGIASEEQFLGLVKSEPEKFEKFNGAFEEKEIIQFVELNKFPLITVFTDLNSGKVYGSPIKLQVFTFAEAYDFEDLESMIQEVARGFKTKIMLIYVDTAEEKLAKPFLTLYGLEPEKPTVTAFDTSKGTKYLMEAEINAKNLQDFCLSLLEGTLPPYFRSEPVPEEKGPIEKVVGRTFDSSVLESPQNVFLEVHAPWCVDCEAISKNVEKLAKHFNDLGQTNLKFARIDASVNEHPKLQINNYPTLLLYPAQDKSNPIKLSKKSNLKDMAKFVKEKLQIADVETVAAGDIVKDEL